In Flammeovirgaceae bacterium 311, one DNA window encodes the following:
- a CDS encoding outer membrane receptor protein (COG1629 Outer membrane receptor proteins, mostly Fe transport), which produces MKMFIQHILLICLLFTLPVFAFAQQIQVIDINTRVSIPGVTILNESKSRGILTDADGKADLSQLPGRGTLIFRHSSYLEKRMSRKEIQDSNGIVELAENVVQIQEVVVSANRWEQRQEDIPHDIVSISARDIALQNPQTTADMLHQSGEVFVQKSQQGGGSPMLRGFAANSVLLVVDGVRMNNAIYRSGNLQNIINLDANVLEGAEVIFGPGSVMYGSDALGGVIDFHTKSPLLNTGKGLRTEGSAMARYATANREKTAHADVSLGFSKIAALSSITLSDFDDLRAGKQGMENYPAYFLRPDYVERIEGRDVMVLNPDPELQLGSGYEQLNLLQKIRYTPTENTDLLYSFHYSTSSNIPRYDRLTQRSQNNGRTGELRFAEWYYGPQKWMLHSLQANFYKKRRWFEQLRITTAYQQYHESRHSRRQGQDWRENQFEAVDVLTLNADFDKPLPAGTRLFYGAETALNFVNSTAREQNILSGAENAIAPRYGDQGNDTQSFSAYASMQHPINQYLMLNAGARVTYYQLLSRFSNIYYSFPFEEIKLRTAALNGNAGIAYAKEGLRFDLLVSTGFRAPNIDDVSKIFDPAPNTVTVPNPDLQPENSYNAESSIGYEGNRFRASVTAYASLLKNVIVRRPFLFNGQDSLLYQGDQKAVEALVNTGSGRVAGASFNIRYKAAEHLLLSSVLTYTWGEDRDSGERLRHIPPLFGQTSLTYQRKTWSAILQLRYNGKIAWQNLPLEEQSKGNIYAPEGAKAWIVADIRANWKPLDYLEISSGLENITDTHYRTYSSGISAAGRNLYISLRSYL; this is translated from the coding sequence ATGAAAATGTTTATTCAACATATACTCCTTATATGTCTCCTGTTCACCCTACCTGTTTTTGCATTCGCACAGCAAATTCAGGTAATCGATATAAACACACGCGTCTCCATACCTGGTGTTACAATCTTAAATGAAAGCAAAAGCAGAGGGATACTCACCGATGCTGATGGTAAAGCTGACCTGAGCCAGTTACCAGGAAGAGGAACACTTATATTCCGTCACTCCTCCTACCTGGAAAAACGTATGAGCAGGAAGGAAATTCAGGATTCAAACGGAATTGTTGAACTTGCAGAAAATGTAGTTCAGATCCAGGAAGTTGTGGTTTCGGCCAACCGCTGGGAGCAGCGCCAGGAAGATATTCCCCATGATATCGTATCCATCAGTGCAAGAGACATAGCCCTGCAAAACCCACAGACTACGGCAGACATGCTGCACCAGAGCGGTGAGGTATTTGTACAGAAAAGCCAGCAGGGTGGCGGTAGTCCCATGCTCAGGGGTTTTGCTGCCAACTCGGTGCTGCTGGTGGTAGATGGGGTGCGCATGAACAATGCGATTTACCGGAGCGGAAACCTGCAGAACATCATCAACCTGGATGCCAATGTGCTGGAAGGTGCCGAAGTGATTTTTGGTCCGGGCAGTGTGATGTATGGAAGCGATGCCCTGGGTGGTGTAATCGATTTTCATACCAAAAGTCCACTGCTGAATACAGGAAAAGGTTTACGCACAGAAGGTAGTGCAATGGCCCGCTATGCCACTGCTAACAGAGAAAAAACAGCCCATGCAGATGTATCGCTCGGCTTCAGCAAAATAGCTGCTTTGAGCAGTATTACCCTTAGTGATTTTGATGATTTACGTGCCGGAAAGCAGGGAATGGAAAATTATCCGGCTTATTTTTTACGTCCTGATTATGTGGAGCGGATTGAGGGTAGAGATGTAATGGTTCTTAATCCAGATCCCGAACTACAGCTGGGCAGTGGTTATGAGCAGCTAAACCTGTTGCAGAAAATACGCTACACACCCACTGAAAATACAGACCTGCTTTATAGTTTCCACTACAGCACCTCCTCTAACATACCCCGCTACGACCGCCTTACCCAGCGCAGCCAGAACAATGGACGTACTGGTGAATTGCGATTTGCAGAGTGGTATTATGGTCCGCAGAAATGGATGCTGCACAGCCTGCAGGCTAATTTCTATAAAAAAAGAAGATGGTTTGAGCAGCTGCGGATTACCACTGCCTATCAGCAATACCACGAAAGCCGGCATAGCCGCAGGCAAGGTCAGGACTGGCGGGAAAACCAGTTTGAGGCCGTAGATGTACTTACTCTTAATGCAGATTTCGACAAGCCCCTGCCGGCCGGTACAAGGCTGTTTTATGGCGCTGAAACAGCTCTTAATTTTGTAAATTCTACTGCCAGAGAACAGAACATCCTAAGCGGGGCTGAGAATGCTATTGCACCGCGCTACGGAGATCAGGGCAATGATACCCAATCTTTTTCAGCCTATGCCAGTATGCAGCATCCCATCAACCAGTACCTGATGCTAAATGCAGGTGCCAGGGTAACCTACTATCAGTTATTGAGCAGGTTCAGCAATATCTACTACAGTTTTCCTTTTGAAGAGATAAAGCTGCGTACCGCTGCCCTGAACGGAAATGCCGGGATTGCCTATGCGAAAGAAGGACTTCGCTTCGATTTGCTTGTTTCTACAGGCTTCAGGGCCCCCAACATTGATGATGTATCTAAAATATTTGATCCGGCTCCCAATACAGTTACTGTTCCAAATCCGGACCTGCAGCCAGAAAACAGCTACAATGCAGAAAGCAGCATTGGCTACGAAGGCAACAGGTTCAGGGCCAGTGTTACAGCTTATGCCAGCCTGCTTAAGAATGTTATTGTGCGCCGGCCTTTTCTGTTTAACGGGCAGGACTCCCTACTGTACCAGGGCGATCAGAAAGCTGTGGAAGCACTGGTGAATACCGGGAGCGGCAGGGTTGCCGGCGCCAGCTTTAACATCAGATACAAAGCTGCAGAACATTTGCTCCTAAGTTCGGTGCTTACCTATACCTGGGGAGAGGACCGGGATAGTGGTGAACGCCTCCGCCATATCCCTCCCCTTTTTGGCCAGACCAGCCTCACCTACCAGCGCAAAACATGGTCGGCTATTTTGCAGTTGCGTTATAATGGTAAGATAGCCTGGCAGAATTTACCACTGGAAGAGCAAAGCAAGGGAAATATATATGCGCCTGAAGGCGCTAAAGCATGGATTGTTGCCGATATTAGGGCCAACTGGAAGCCACTGGACTACCTGGAAATAAGCAGCGGACTGGAGAACATAACAGATACCCACTACCGCACTTACTCCAGTGGTATTAGTGCTGCAGGCCGAAATCTCTACATAAGCCTTAGAAGTTATTTATAA
- a CDS encoding alpha/beta hydrolase fold protein (COG0429 Predicted hydrolase of the alpha/beta-hydrolase fold), with product MPLLKSSNYKAPFYLFNRHLETIVPSTLRKVALPPYQRERLKTPDEDFLDLDWLRKGAADLVILSHGLEGSSDRPYVKGMAKAFWEHGWDVLAWNCRSCSGEMNLARRMYHHGATDDVEAVVNHALTKEGYKRIALVGFSMGGSLTLKYLGEGGRVLPKELYRAAVFSVPCDLGSSSRALSSWDNTIYRRRFMGKLYKKLQAKLEQQPDLPIDLSRFSQIRDFAEFDTCYTAPLHGFKDSDDFYAQASAGQYITGIKVPTLLVNAQNDPMLPISCFPVEAVRNHPFVYLEMPARGGHVGFWQGKHKPTWAEERAVAWMEEKV from the coding sequence ATGCCACTTCTGAAATCCTCTAATTATAAAGCACCGTTTTACCTGTTTAACCGGCACCTGGAGACTATTGTACCCAGCACACTTCGGAAAGTAGCACTCCCACCTTATCAGCGGGAGCGGCTGAAAACACCAGATGAGGATTTTTTGGATCTTGACTGGCTGCGAAAAGGGGCTGCAGACCTTGTTATTCTTTCTCATGGACTGGAGGGCAGCTCCGACAGACCATATGTAAAAGGAATGGCAAAAGCTTTCTGGGAACATGGATGGGATGTGCTTGCCTGGAACTGCCGCAGCTGCAGCGGCGAAATGAACCTGGCCCGCCGTATGTACCACCATGGCGCTACCGATGATGTTGAAGCTGTTGTAAACCATGCATTAACCAAGGAGGGGTACAAACGTATTGCACTGGTTGGTTTTAGCATGGGCGGGAGCTTAACACTCAAATACCTGGGGGAAGGAGGTCGGGTATTACCCAAAGAACTCTATCGGGCAGCAGTTTTTTCAGTACCATGTGATCTTGGCAGCTCATCCAGGGCCTTGTCATCCTGGGACAACACCATTTACCGCAGGCGCTTTATGGGCAAATTGTATAAAAAACTGCAGGCCAAGCTGGAACAGCAGCCCGACTTGCCCATAGACCTGAGCCGTTTTAGCCAGATCAGGGATTTTGCGGAGTTTGACACCTGCTATACAGCACCGCTGCATGGCTTTAAAGATTCTGATGATTTTTACGCACAGGCCAGTGCCGGACAATACATTACCGGCATCAAAGTACCTACACTCCTGGTAAATGCCCAGAATGATCCCATGCTGCCCATCAGCTGTTTTCCGGTAGAGGCAGTGCGCAACCATCCCTTTGTATACCTGGAAATGCCTGCCCGTGGCGGCCATGTGGGCTTCTGGCAAGGCAAACACAAACCCACCTGGGCAGAGGAAAGGGCTGTTGCCTGGATGGAGGAGAAAGTTTAA
- a CDS encoding pyridoxamine-phosphate oxidase (COG0259 Pyridoxamine-phosphate oxidase), with amino-acid sequence MSTNYADLRKDYTQASLDVSDTLSDPIQQFQKWFKEAQEAQVLEPNAMTLSTVTAEGRPDARIVLVKDVDEEGFTFFTNYESRKGKELENHPYAALTFYWPELERQVRIEGSVEKVDQATSKKYFNSRPRRSQIGAWASPQSQEIPNRGILETRERDFIERFDDGEVPLPDHWGGYAVKPERIEFWQGRASRLHDRIVYQQQTGGGWERKRLAP; translated from the coding sequence ATGAGTACCAATTACGCCGATTTACGCAAGGATTACACACAAGCTTCCCTGGATGTTTCTGACACCCTTTCTGATCCAATACAGCAATTTCAGAAATGGTTTAAGGAGGCACAGGAGGCACAGGTGCTGGAGCCTAATGCCATGACCTTAAGCACAGTTACGGCAGAGGGCCGTCCGGATGCCCGTATTGTGCTGGTGAAAGATGTGGATGAGGAGGGATTTACTTTTTTCACTAATTACGAAAGCCGTAAAGGAAAAGAACTCGAAAATCATCCTTATGCAGCCCTTACTTTTTACTGGCCGGAGCTAGAGAGGCAGGTACGCATAGAGGGTTCTGTAGAAAAGGTCGATCAGGCTACCAGTAAAAAATATTTTAACAGCCGGCCCCGTAGAAGCCAGATAGGTGCCTGGGCTTCTCCACAGAGCCAGGAGATTCCAAACAGGGGCATACTGGAAACCCGCGAGCGTGACTTTATTGAGCGTTTCGATGACGGAGAGGTACCTCTTCCGGATCATTGGGGTGGTTATGCTGTTAAACCAGAGCGCATAGAATTCTGGCAGGGACGTGCCAGCCGCCTCCACGACCGTATTGTGTATCAGCAGCAGACTGGCGGAGGCTGGGAACGAAAGCGTTTAGCACCCTGA
- a CDS encoding RES domain-containing protein (COG5654 Uncharacterized conserved protein): protein MILYRFSRKEWGGDLSGKGAELYGGRWNSKGVPALYCSETRALAITEIIAYTPPGFIPEGYVLNIIEAPDRASFTHTITHDSLPAGWNRYPHGKETKAIGDSLLKEQKYLLLKVPSAMVQDEHNYLINPLHPDFKQIKLLEVLPFNFNERLFK, encoded by the coding sequence ATGATCCTTTACCGCTTTAGCCGAAAGGAATGGGGCGGTGATCTCTCTGGCAAAGGAGCAGAACTCTATGGCGGCCGCTGGAACAGCAAGGGTGTACCTGCACTTTATTGCTCCGAAACCCGTGCTCTGGCCATCACAGAAATAATTGCCTATACCCCACCCGGCTTTATTCCTGAAGGCTATGTATTAAATATCATAGAAGCACCTGATAGAGCTAGTTTCACCCATACCATCACCCATGATTCTCTCCCTGCTGGCTGGAACAGATATCCACATGGCAAAGAAACCAAAGCAATTGGCGACAGCTTGCTTAAGGAGCAAAAGTACCTGCTGCTGAAAGTGCCATCTGCCATGGTACAGGACGAACATAATTACCTGATCAATCCTTTACATCCTGACTTTAAGCAGATAAAATTGCTGGAGGTACTCCCCTTTAATTTTAATGAACGATTATTTAAGTAA
- a CDS encoding methionine sulfoxide reductase B (COG0229 Conserved domain frequently associated with peptide methionine sulfoxide reductase), with product MAQSKLLLLVAMLLISTLGACQPGAKEGDIPKAKANMIYNIQKTEAEWRKELTPEQFKVLRQKGTERAFSGKYNKHKEEGVYTCAACGQELFSSETKFESGTGWPSYYKPISKEAVAEETDREYGMLRTEVLCSNCGGHLGHVFNDGPKPTGLRYCLNSVSLNFVKKDQ from the coding sequence ATGGCACAATCAAAACTTTTACTACTGGTGGCAATGCTTCTGATCAGCACCCTGGGCGCCTGCCAGCCGGGCGCTAAAGAGGGAGACATACCAAAAGCCAAAGCCAATATGATCTATAACATTCAAAAGACAGAAGCCGAGTGGCGCAAAGAATTAACTCCTGAACAATTTAAAGTATTGCGTCAGAAAGGCACAGAACGTGCGTTTTCAGGAAAATACAATAAACATAAGGAAGAAGGCGTCTATACCTGTGCAGCCTGCGGGCAGGAGCTTTTCAGTTCGGAAACCAAATTTGAGAGCGGTACCGGCTGGCCCAGCTATTATAAGCCTATCAGCAAAGAAGCAGTAGCTGAAGAAACCGATCGCGAATATGGTATGCTACGCACCGAAGTACTCTGCAGCAACTGCGGTGGTCACCTGGGGCACGTATTCAATGATGGACCCAAACCTACCGGTTTGCGTTACTGCTTAAACTCAGTTTCCCTGAACTTTGTAAAGAAAGACCAGTAG
- a CDS encoding FAD dependent oxidoreductase (COG0579 Predicted dehydrogenase) — translation MKGQVTIIGGGIVGLATGLQLLRRNPGLQLRLLEKENILAAHQTGHNSGVIHSGIYYKPGSLKALNCIRGYNMLLEFCRQEHIPHELCGKIIVATSPAELPQLDMIYQRGIQNGLEGLKKLNQQELRELEPHVAGIAGIFVPQAGIIDYKIVAGKYAEKIRDAGGEILLNQKVISITPNGKSTRIITAKGSFETQLLINCAGLYSDKVAKMTGQQLDLQIVPFRGEYYEVKPEKQYLVRNLIYPVPDPNFPFLGVHFTRMIGGGIEAGPNAVLAFRREGYKKFHFHPGELLETLRWPGFRKVAGKYWRTGLGEYYRSFSKAAFTRALQKLMPAIQEQDLMPGGAGVRAQACDRNGGLIDDFLILESKGVVNVCNAPSPAATSSLSIGLTVAELAEKQLGR, via the coding sequence ATGAAAGGGCAAGTAACAATTATAGGCGGCGGTATTGTGGGCCTGGCTACAGGTTTACAACTGCTGCGTCGTAATCCCGGCCTGCAACTACGGCTGCTGGAAAAAGAAAATATCCTTGCTGCCCATCAGACTGGGCACAATAGTGGGGTCATTCATTCTGGTATATACTACAAACCGGGTAGCCTGAAAGCTCTGAATTGCATCAGGGGGTATAACATGCTGCTGGAGTTTTGCCGGCAGGAGCACATACCGCATGAGTTATGCGGAAAGATCATTGTAGCCACCTCTCCTGCTGAACTTCCGCAACTGGACATGATTTATCAGCGTGGCATACAAAACGGACTGGAGGGTCTGAAAAAGCTGAATCAGCAGGAGCTTAGGGAGCTCGAACCTCATGTAGCAGGTATTGCGGGCATATTTGTTCCCCAGGCTGGCATAATCGACTACAAAATTGTTGCTGGTAAGTACGCTGAAAAAATCCGTGATGCAGGCGGAGAAATACTGCTGAACCAAAAGGTAATAAGCATTACGCCTAACGGTAAAAGCACCCGCATCATTACTGCAAAGGGATCATTCGAAACCCAGCTGCTCATTAATTGTGCAGGACTGTATTCTGATAAGGTTGCTAAAATGACCGGCCAGCAGCTGGACTTGCAGATAGTGCCTTTCCGCGGCGAATACTATGAGGTGAAACCGGAAAAACAGTACCTGGTAAGAAACCTGATCTATCCTGTACCGGATCCTAACTTTCCATTTCTGGGTGTGCACTTTACCCGTATGATTGGCGGTGGTATAGAAGCAGGACCTAATGCCGTGCTGGCTTTCCGCAGGGAGGGTTATAAGAAATTTCATTTTCATCCGGGGGAATTACTGGAAACATTGCGCTGGCCCGGATTCCGAAAAGTTGCGGGTAAGTACTGGCGCACCGGGCTTGGGGAGTATTACCGCTCCTTCTCCAAGGCTGCTTTTACCAGAGCACTTCAGAAGTTAATGCCAGCCATTCAGGAGCAGGATCTGATGCCCGGTGGTGCGGGAGTCCGCGCACAGGCCTGCGATCGCAACGGTGGCCTGATCGATGATTTCCTGATCCTGGAAAGCAAAGGTGTGGTAAACGTCTGCAATGCCCCTTCTCCGGCCGCCACCTCCTCGCTCTCCATAGGTTTAACAGTAGCGGAGCTGGCGGAGAAACAATTGGGAAGGTGA
- a CDS encoding bacillithiol biosynthesis deacetylase BshB1 (COG2120 Uncharacterized proteins, LmbE homologs), which yields MKKLDLLVITAHPDDAELCCSGTVAAEIAAGKKVGFIDLTRGELGTRGTPELREQEAAASAKLMGIEVRENLEMADGFFQVDRAHVMQVVQKIRQYRPDMVITNAVTDRHPDHGRAAALVKEAFFIAGLRKVESQLNGELQQEWRPRLLLHFIQSNYIQPDVVIDISEHWETKLASIRAFGSQFYNPETDRDEPQTFISSENFWKFVEARAREFGQSIGVSYGEGFTVTRQIGLKRLDDLL from the coding sequence ATGAAAAAACTTGATCTTTTAGTTATAACCGCCCATCCCGATGATGCTGAACTTTGCTGCAGTGGTACAGTAGCAGCTGAGATTGCTGCCGGGAAAAAAGTCGGATTTATTGATCTTACCCGCGGTGAGCTGGGTACCAGGGGTACTCCTGAACTTCGGGAGCAGGAAGCTGCAGCCTCTGCAAAACTGATGGGCATTGAGGTGCGTGAAAATCTGGAGATGGCCGACGGCTTTTTTCAGGTAGACCGCGCACATGTAATGCAGGTAGTACAGAAGATCAGGCAGTACCGCCCGGATATGGTGATTACGAATGCGGTTACAGACAGACATCCGGACCACGGACGTGCTGCAGCACTGGTGAAGGAAGCTTTTTTTATTGCAGGCCTGCGTAAGGTAGAAAGTCAGCTGAATGGAGAACTTCAGCAGGAGTGGAGGCCCAGGTTGCTGCTGCATTTCATCCAGAGCAATTATATACAGCCAGATGTGGTCATTGATATATCAGAACACTGGGAAACAAAGCTGGCTTCTATCCGCGCCTTTGGATCGCAGTTTTACAACCCCGAAACTGATCGTGATGAGCCGCAGACCTTTATCTCTTCAGAAAATTTCTGGAAGTTTGTAGAAGCACGTGCACGAGAATTTGGCCAGTCAATAGGGGTGAGCTATGGTGAGGGTTTTACTGTAACCCGGCAAATAGGGTTAAAAAGACTGGATGACCTTTTATAA
- a CDS encoding hypothetical protein (COG3794 Plastocyanin), with protein sequence MKTIKNILGVLISGALLLSCDSSTTNQETPSDIVTENRVEQLEQLQEEPVGNTGADDEENSTPKFEVVAQNLQFSPKELQVKAGQRIQVTLVNRGDVDYSLKFELPDGEQELRTPVPPGRRAGLVFTAPEKPGTYSFFSPLQNHRGRGMVGTLVVE encoded by the coding sequence ATGAAAACCATAAAGAATATATTAGGAGTATTGATTTCAGGTGCTCTACTGTTATCCTGCGATAGCAGTACCACCAACCAGGAAACACCCAGCGATATAGTAACAGAAAACAGGGTAGAGCAGCTGGAACAACTGCAGGAGGAGCCAGTAGGGAATACAGGTGCGGATGATGAGGAAAACAGTACGCCAAAGTTTGAGGTAGTGGCACAAAATCTGCAGTTCAGTCCTAAAGAACTACAGGTTAAGGCTGGCCAGCGAATTCAGGTAACGCTGGTTAACAGGGGAGATGTAGACTATAGTTTAAAGTTTGAACTACCCGACGGAGAACAGGAACTGAGAACGCCGGTACCCCCAGGCAGAAGAGCCGGTCTGGTATTTACGGCGCCTGAAAAGCCAGGCACCTATTCCTTTTTCAGCCCTTTACAAAACCACAGAGGCCGCGGCATGGTAGGCACGCTGGTGGTTGAATAA
- a CDS encoding sss sodium solute transporter superfamily protein (COG0591 Na+/proline symporter) gives MNLLDWFVLFGTLLFIVAFGIYKTRGSQNIQSYLMGDNSLKWWTIGLSVMATQASAITFLSTPGQAYESGMGFIQFYFGLPLAMVVLCIWVIPLYYRLKVYTAYEFLEKRFDLKTRLLAAFLFLIQRGLAAGITIYAPSIILSTILGWSLNLTILVIGALVILYTVSGGTRAVSQTQKQQMAVMMGGMVVALLVLLAKLPEDVDFGDAVAVAGNMGKLNLIDTSFDLNNRYTLWSGLLGGFFLSMSYFGTDQSQVQRYLGGRSIAESRLGLLMNGLIKVPMQFLILFIGAMVFVFYQFYQPPVYYNQPQLQLVQSPEAQQQLADYQQQFDQLFEQKKSAIDAALAGEENWEPVQKLQQEEKQLRQSVRGVITTASPDAEVKDSDYVFITFVLNYLPHGLIGLLLAVIFSAAMSSSAGELNALASTTVVDFYKRVVKPEASDSHYLLASKGFTLAWGMLALIFALTARQFENLIEFINIIGSLFYGTILGIFLVGFFLKRIVGAKVFYAALISEAAVLAVHFFGDIEYLWYNFSCILVIMLSWIFQNAGIFSSKK, from the coding sequence ATGAATCTACTGGACTGGTTCGTGCTTTTTGGCACGCTGCTATTCATTGTTGCTTTTGGTATCTATAAAACACGCGGAAGCCAGAACATACAGTCTTACCTGATGGGCGACAACAGCCTTAAATGGTGGACGATCGGGCTATCTGTAATGGCCACACAGGCAAGCGCCATTACTTTTCTCTCCACCCCCGGACAGGCTTACGAAAGTGGAATGGGCTTTATTCAGTTCTATTTTGGCCTGCCCCTGGCCATGGTGGTGCTCTGTATCTGGGTTATTCCGCTCTACTATCGGCTAAAGGTTTACACTGCCTATGAGTTTCTGGAAAAACGCTTTGATCTTAAAACACGTTTACTGGCAGCATTCCTGTTTCTGATACAGCGCGGCCTTGCTGCGGGTATCACCATTTACGCTCCTTCCATCATTCTGAGTACCATCTTAGGCTGGAGCCTGAATCTTACCATTCTTGTTATTGGAGCGCTGGTAATTCTCTACACGGTATCGGGTGGTACTCGGGCAGTAAGCCAAACCCAAAAGCAGCAAATGGCTGTAATGATGGGGGGAATGGTAGTTGCCCTGCTGGTGTTGCTGGCTAAACTGCCTGAAGATGTAGACTTTGGCGATGCTGTAGCAGTAGCGGGTAACATGGGCAAGCTGAACCTTATCGATACCAGTTTTGATCTGAATAACCGCTATACCTTGTGGAGTGGTCTTTTAGGCGGGTTCTTTCTGTCCATGAGCTATTTTGGAACTGACCAGAGCCAGGTACAGCGCTACCTGGGAGGGCGATCTATCGCAGAAAGCCGTTTGGGGCTGCTCATGAATGGCCTGATCAAGGTGCCTATGCAGTTTCTGATTCTTTTTATTGGTGCCATGGTATTTGTGTTTTATCAGTTTTACCAACCACCTGTATATTATAACCAGCCCCAGCTGCAGCTGGTACAGAGCCCGGAGGCACAGCAGCAATTAGCTGACTATCAGCAGCAGTTTGACCAGCTTTTTGAACAAAAAAAGAGCGCGATAGATGCTGCCCTGGCAGGAGAAGAGAACTGGGAGCCTGTACAAAAGCTGCAGCAGGAAGAGAAACAGCTACGGCAATCTGTACGGGGAGTTATTACCACTGCCAGCCCTGATGCCGAGGTTAAAGATTCCGACTATGTTTTTATCACCTTTGTGCTGAACTACCTGCCCCATGGGTTGATTGGTTTATTACTGGCTGTAATATTTTCTGCTGCCATGTCTTCTTCGGCAGGGGAATTAAATGCACTGGCCTCTACCACAGTTGTTGATTTTTACAAAAGAGTAGTTAAACCTGAGGCTAGCGATAGCCACTATCTGCTGGCATCAAAAGGATTTACCCTGGCCTGGGGCATGCTGGCACTGATATTTGCACTAACAGCCAGGCAGTTCGAGAACCTTATCGAATTTATCAATATCATTGGTTCTCTCTTTTATGGTACCATCCTGGGCATATTCCTGGTGGGCTTTTTCTTAAAGCGCATTGTTGGTGCTAAGGTTTTTTACGCGGCTCTAATTTCAGAAGCGGCGGTGCTGGCTGTGCACTTTTTTGGCGATATCGAATACCTGTGGTATAACTTCAGTTGTATACTGGTAATTATGCTAAGCTGGATATTTCAGAATGCCGGGATATTCAGCAGCAAAAAGTAA